The genomic segment GCATTTCTTGGCATTACCCAACGTCTTCAGCCAGAAGACTTGCAGAGGTTCGGGCTAGGGAAACACCCGAACGTGCGTAACTACGATCGGCTCTTGGTCTAGCCACTACTACGGGAACCTGGCTGTTCCCAAGCCCCGTCGCTTTAGCGCGGGGTCAGTGACGAGATCCTATTTGCTGGTTTTCCAGCGATCGCGCTCCCCCGAAAACCATTGTGCGATCGCGCCAGTTTAGCTGGTCAGGAAAAACTAACTTAGCTGCCCTTGACGCTGCCGCCAGAAACACCATCCCCCTGCTGCTACAACCAACATCCCCAAACCACTAGCTGGTTCGGGAACGTCGATGGGCGTGACACGGGGGGAAAAGCTACCCGCTTGAATAAAAACCGCCGAGTCCAGAATACCATCGGTGGCATCCGCGATCGCTAGCTTAATCGTATGGGAACCGGGTGTCAAATCCAACGCTTGCGCGCGAAAGACGTTGGTAAACCCATCGTATTCCAAATCGAAGGGAGCGGGATCGATATTTTGATTGAACTGGTCGCTATTGGTGACGCTGTTGACTGTATTGATAGAAACCGGCGTAGAAGCACCGGGAATGATAGCAATATTGGTACCGTCTAGGAAAAACCCAAATACGTCGTTAAATTCAGTATTTTCAAAATCAATATACTCCTCAGATGCAAACACGTAGTTGAAGAACAAACGGCCGCCAACGCTCTCGAACTCAATTTCTAAAGTAGTGGCATCGGAAGTGTCAAACTCAGCAAGTGCGGTTAGTTCCGGGTCACCAGCGAAACCATTATCGGTGGAAGCACCGTTAAGTTGCTCGTCTTCAGCTCCCAATCCTCCGGAAGTTTCCGCTTGGGCACCGTTGCCATTGGGGCCTTCCCCATCGATGGCTTGACCCGTGGTCAGGATGATGCCTGCATCAAAACCGAAAATGGATTCAGCACCAACAAACGTACCAGAGGCGTTGTTGGCACCGTTGTAGGTAACGGAGTTGACGGTGATTCCCTCTCCCAAAATATTATCGACCAGTTCATTACCATCATTGGTTGGTGTGATGCTGACAGCAAACGCAGAACCAGCACTCAGACCTACACCGCAGATAGCAGCTCCTGCAACCCATGGAATGTATTGGCGAATTGGCATCGTTCGATCCCCTAAATTCTAATGCTTATATTATTGCTTTCTTTTTCAGAAAATATGGAGATCGCGAAAAAAATTCATACAGATCGATTTTTCAAAACCGCCAAAATTGCTCAAAATGCCCATCTTACAAAAAATCAACTTTCCATCTTTATAGGTTCTTTACTGTGCAGAAATACATCTAAATAAGTTTTGCTGTTGCCCGCATCTCATGTGAGGTCAAAGGGAAAGAGCTGTTGTGTGTTTTAAAAAAAACCTAGCTATCGTTTTTTAACTGCTTTCCTTCGCTGCCCCCTGTATATTCCCCACTAGGGGATGCTAAGATAGAAGAGGATTATATTTCTCCCACAGTTTAAGAATAATTTTATAATTGAACAAAACGCAGCCTTCGATCTGCTTGTAGAATCGCAAGCAAATCTTTTCATTTTCCTTCTCTCCCTTGCTTCTGCCGCCACTTCACTTCTTTTGCGAGACGTGTATCTACAATGGCTTTACAAAACGTAATGGGAGAAGCTGCGATCCAAGAAAATTTAAAGCAGTTTCTCCTGGTACTTTCCGTTTCCCTAAGCGTCGCTAGCTTATCTCGTTTCTTTACTGGATTCCGCGAAATTCCCTATACCCTGCTACTGGTCATTGTAGGCTTGTTTCTGGCACTGCTCGATGTCAGACTGATCGAGCTGTCGCCGGAAGTGACCCTCTTTATCTTCCTACCCCCCTTGTTGTTGAAAACGGCTTGGCAAGTTCGCTGGTCGATTTTAAAACAGAACCTGGTTCCCGTCTTGCTATTCTCCATTGGTGGTAGCTTGATCGCCATTGCTAGCGTCACCTATGCATTGGAAACCTTTGCTGGCTTATCCCTAGAAATTGCTTTGTTCGCTGGCGCTAGTTTGGCGGCTACTTCACCAACGCCAGTAGTGAGCCTGTTTCGCCAATTGGGGGTTAACCAACGCATTACCACCCTCACCGAAGGGGAAAATTTATTTAGTTCCTGTATTGCGATCGCGACTTTTGTTTTGTTAATGGAATCGCCATTTGCCGTTAGCGAACTGGCGGTTCCTACGGCGTTGGTCAGAATTCTTTTGTTCCTAGGATTGGGATTTGGCATTGGCGGGTTTACCGGCGTCGCACTTTCCTATTTAATTTCCCATTCCGACGCACCATTTTTGGCGCGATCGCTGTTACTAACCGCCGCTTACGGTACGTATATTGCCACTGAAGAAGTTGGCGGTTCCGGTGTGGTAGCTGTAGTCACGGCTGGCTTGATTCTAGGCAATTTAGGCAGTCGCAAACTTCCCAGTACCAAACGACAAACCCTCACGGAATTTCTCAATTTTATCGCCTTTTTTGTCAACTCCATTGTCTTCCTTTTAATCGGCGATCGCATGAATTGGAACCTACTATCCGACGATTTACTTCCCATTAGCATCGCCATTGTCACCGTTTTAATTGCCAGAGCATTTACCATATACGGTTTGGGAACTGTTGGCAACTGGCTGAGCGAAATTCCCGTCACTTGGCAAGAACAAACCCTGCTTTGGTGGGTAGGATTGCGCGGTTCTGTTTCCATTGCCTTAGCCTTAAGCGTTCCCGTGGTCTACATGAAATACGAGGTAATTGGTTCCACCGTTTTTGGCGTGGTTCTGTTTACATTGCTGGTACAAGGATTGACCACCAAATCCCTGTTAAGTTCCCTAGGCTTTTTAGAAAGCAGTTCCCAACGGGAAAAATATTTACAAGCGATCGCGCGTTCTGTCGCACTCAACCACATTGCCAGCTA from the Geitlerinema sp. PCC 9228 genome contains:
- a CDS encoding choice-of-anchor L domain-containing protein, whose translation is MPIRQYIPWVAGAAICGVGLSAGSAFAVSITPTNDGNELVDNILGEGITVNSVTYNGANNASGTFVGAESIFGFDAGIILTTGQAIDGEGPNGNGAQAETSGGLGAEDEQLNGASTDNGFAGDPELTALAEFDTSDATTLEIEFESVGGRLFFNYVFASEEYIDFENTEFNDVFGFFLDGTNIAIIPGASTPVSINTVNSVTNSDQFNQNIDPAPFDLEYDGFTNVFRAQALDLTPGSHTIKLAIADATDGILDSAVFIQAGSFSPRVTPIDVPEPASGLGMLVVAAGGWCFWRQRQGQLS
- a CDS encoding cation:proton antiporter → MALQNVMGEAAIQENLKQFLLVLSVSLSVASLSRFFTGFREIPYTLLLVIVGLFLALLDVRLIELSPEVTLFIFLPPLLLKTAWQVRWSILKQNLVPVLLFSIGGSLIAIASVTYALETFAGLSLEIALFAGASLAATSPTPVVSLFRQLGVNQRITTLTEGENLFSSCIAIATFVLLMESPFAVSELAVPTALVRILLFLGLGFGIGGFTGVALSYLISHSDAPFLARSLLLTAAYGTYIATEEVGGSGVVAVVTAGLILGNLGSRKLPSTKRQTLTEFLNFIAFFVNSIVFLLIGDRMNWNLLSDDLLPISIAIVTVLIARAFTIYGLGTVGNWLSEIPVTWQEQTLLWWVGLRGSVSIALALSVPVVYMKYEVIGSTVFGVVLFTLLVQGLTTKSLLSSLGFLESSSQREKYLQAIARSVALNHIASYLDEERIVHQWGNDVQFAQYREVVQQQIHHLQEEIIELQEQNPDLKSLGIEQLRRELIAMESDIYTEFFRAGLLTKHIPPMLPKLLPNQS